CTTAGAGGAGATTACATGAGCCAGATTCAACCAGCCCAACTCGAAGACCCCGAAATCCTGCGCGCCGAATTGGAGCAACGGGTTGCCTTTATTCTGGACGAATCGCGTCGCCAGGGCGCGACCGCCTGTGAGGTGGGTGTCAGTCAGAATACTGGCCTGTCAGTGGGCGTGCGTCAGGGAGAGGTTGAAACCGTCGAGTTCAATCGCGACCAGGGCTTTGCGATCACACTATACGCAGGGCAACGTAAAGGCTCGGCGAGCACCTCCGACACCTCGGACGAAGCCATTCGCTCGGCTATCGAAGCTGCGCTGGGCATCGCCCAGCATGCCTCCGAAGACAGTTTCGCAGGGCTCGCCGATCCCCAGTTGATGGCCACTGAATTGCCGGATCTGGATCTCTATCATCCCTGGGCGTTGAGTGCCGAGCAGGCTATCGAGCGGGCTCTGGTGTGTGAGAACGCCGCGCTGGAGATGGACCCGCGGTTGACCAGCGACAGTGCCAATATCAGCACCCAGCAAGGCTGCCGGGTTTATGGCAACAGCAATGGTTTTATCGGCAGTTCGCTGGGCACTCGGCATAGTGCTTCGGCGGTGATGATCGTGGCATCGGATCAGGGTATGCAGCGCGACTATTGGTATGGTGTTGACCGTTTGGCGGCCAATCTGCCGAGTGCCGAGGCTCTGGGTCGCAAGGCGGCGCAGCGCACGCTGGCACGGTTAGGTACGCGCACAGTCAAAACCGCCAAAGTCCCGGTCTTGTTCGCCGCAGATCAGGCTTCGGGGCTGCTGGGACATTTGATTGGTGCGATTGCTGGCGGCGCAGTCTACCGGCAATCGACTTTTTTGCTGGATGCCATGGGTCAGCCGATATTTCCTGACTGGGTAACCATCGACGAGCGGCCCTATATGCCCCGTGCTCTCGGCAGCTCCGCGTTTGATGGTGACGGTCTGGCGACTCGCGAACAGGCGTTCGTTGATCAGGGCGTGTTGCGTAGCTGGGTCCTGGGCACCTACTCCGGGCGCAAGCTCAATTTGCCGAGTACCGCAAATGCGGGGGGCGTGCACAACCTGCACGTGACCAGCAACGCCGGCGATTTACCGGCGCTGCTCAAGGAAATGGGCACCGGGCTGTTGGTGACCGAATTGATGGGGCAGGGCATCAACGGGGTGACCGGTGACTATTCACGCGGTGCTGGGGGCTTCTGGGTGGAGAATGGCGAAATCCAGTTCCCGGTGCAGGAAGTGACTATCGCCGGCAATCTGAAAGACATGTTCGCCAATTTGCGCTGTGTCGGCTCGGATATTGAGCGTCGCGGTAATAATCTGACCGGCAGCTGGCTGGTAGACGGCATGACGGTGGGAGGGGAGTGAGACGCAGCGGCAAGCTTCAAGTTGCACGCTGCAAGCGGCAAGCGGCAAGTAAAGCCAGGGGTTTGAGAGTTCTGGGTTTGGTTTTTGGTCCGCTTGGATTCCCGCCTGCGCGGGAATGACGGGGGGGCGGCGGGAATGACGGGGGATCAGCGGAATGACGGGGGATCGGCGGGAATGACTGGGCGGGTTGTGGGATAGCTGGGTGCCGGTTACCATTTTGCAGCTTGCAGCTTGCGCTACTCCCCCTCGCCGAAATAATCCTCGATCAAGGCCAATAGTTCCTCCATGGCTTGATCCGCTTCTTCGCCTTCGCAGCTGATACAGACTTCCGAGCCTTTACTTGCGGCCAGCATCATCACTTGCATGATGCTTTTGCCGTCGACCAATTCTTCTTCGTTTCCGCCGATTTTCACCTGACAGCCATAGCGGTTGGCCACGCCGACGAATTTTGCGGCGGCGCGGGCATGCAGGCCGAGTTTGTTGATGATTTGTACGCGGGTCGTTGGCATCGTCAGGGCAGGTCGCGGTGGCGGATCAGCAGGTTCGGGATGCTTGTGGACAGTTCCTTGACCAATCGTTCGGTCAGGTAAACCGAGCGGTGATGACCGCCAGTGCAACCGATGGAAATGGTCATGTAGCTGCGTTCGCCCGCCGCGTAGCGGGGCAGCCATTTACTCAGGAACTGGTGAATATCGTCATACATTTCCTGCACTTCGGGCTGGGCTTGCAGGTAATCGCAAATTTGCGGGTCACGGCCAGAATAGGGCCTCAACTCGGCTTTCCAGTAGGGATTGGGCAGGCAGCGCACGTCAAATACCAGGTCGGAGTCGACTGGAACGCCGCGCTTGAAGCCAAAAGACTGGATCATCACTGAGGTGCCGTGGGACTGGCTGCCCAGCAAACGCTGCTTCAGCAAGTCCCGCAGCTGATACAGGTTGAGATGGCTGGTATCGATCTTCAGGCCGGCCAGATCAATGATCGGCTCAAGTAAACGTAATTCTGCGGCCAGTGCCTCTCCCAGCGAATGCGTACCATTGGTCAGCGGGTGTTTGCGTCGGGTTTCCGAGAAACGCTTGATCAGTACTTCATCAGTAGCGGCTAGAAACAGAATGTCGCATTGAACGCCGGCTTCACGCACCTGCTGCAGCAGCTCGGGAAAACGCTCCAGATCACTGGGCAGATTCCGTGCGTCGATACTGATGGCGACTTTGGGCAGATTCAAACCGGTATTATTAACCTGCTTGGCCAGCTCCGGCAGCAAGCCAGCAGGCAGGTTGTCTATGCAGTAATAGCCGTTGTCTTCCAGCAGATGCAGAGCTGTACTCTTGCCGGATCCAGAGCGTCCGCTGACGACAACCAGACGCATGGGTCAGCTCCCGTCGTCTTCGCTGGTCATGATGCGGTACAGACTCTCGGCGTCCGGTGCGTTGCGCAGGGCTTCGCGCAAGCTAGACTGATCCAGCTTGCCGGCAAGCATCTTGAGAATCTGCAAATGCTGCTCGGTAGCCTCAAGCGGCACCAGCAACACAAAAATCAGGTCGACGGGCTCGCCATCAAGGGCGTCATAGTCGATTTTGGATTCGAGTTGCAATAACGCGCCAACAGCCTTGTGACAGCCCTCCAGGCGGCAGTGCGGAATGGCGATACCATTGCCGAAGCCGGTGGAGCCCAGTTTTTCACGGGCGATGAGGCTTTCATAAATGCTGTCGGGATCAAGATGGCTATGCTGGGCGACCAGTTTGCCAATCAGCTCCAGAACGCGCTTTTTTGAAACCCCCTGCACACCGGCAAAGGTGCGCTCGGGGGTGAGTATGTGATCAATTTGCATAATGATGCGGAGAGTCTGCCTTAACGGTCGTTGACGCCTTGCTGGCGATTCAGGTTCTTTTCCTTGTACTTGATCAGTTGACGATCAAGCTTGTCCGTCAGTAAATCTATGGCTGCATACATATCCGTATGCTCGGCATTGGCGACTACTTCGCCCCCGGCCACGTGGAGTGTAGCTTCGGCCTTCTGGCGCAGCTTTTCAACTTCCAGGGTGACTTGTACGTTGGTTATCTTGTCGAAGTGTCGCTCGAGACGTGACATTTTCTCGTTGACGTAATCGCGCAATGCATCGGTGATGTCCAGTTGATGACCGCTAAGGTTCAGTTGCATACGACTTCTCCTGATTGGCTTGGAGTAACAGGGAACCGTGCTTGGCTCCCTATGGTGCCACCTGCTATCACTAAAATCGTTATTGCATGCTGGCTAGACCAGCCGTTTGCGTTCGCTCGAAGGGGCGATGTTGAGCGACTCGCGGTATTTGGCGATGGTTCTGCGGGCCACATCGATGCCCTGTTCTTCCAGTAAACCAGCGATCTTGCTATCGCTCAATGGTTTCTTCGGGTTTTCTGCTGCCACCAGCTTTTTGATCAGCGCGCGGATGGCGGTGGAGGAGAATTCACCGCCTTCTGCGGTGCCGACATGGCTGGAGAAAAAGTATTTTAGCTCGAAGATGCCGCGTGGGGTATGCATGTATTTCTGCGTCGTTACGCGCGAAATGGTCGACTCGTGCATGCCCACCGCCTCGGCGATATCGTGCAGCACCAGGGGTTTCATCGCTTCTTCGCCATGCTCCAGGAAGCCGCGCTGATGCTCGACGATCTGCGTGGCGACTTTCATCAGTGTTTCGTTGCGGCTTTGCAAGCTCTTGATGAACCAGCGTGCTTCCTGCAAATGATTACGCAGGTAAGTGTTGTCCTGGCTGGCATCCGCGCGGCGGACCATGGAGGCGTAATGATTGTTCACCCGCACCTTGGGTACTGACTCCTGGTTCAGCTCGACAATCCAGCGCTTGTTGTCACGGTGCACGATCACATCGGGAATCACATATTCGGGCTCGCCCGAGGCGATTTCCGAGCCAGGGCGCGGATTGAGCGTCTGTATCAGGCTGATCGCGCGGCTCAGTTGCTCTTCCTTCAGCCGGGTCCGGCGCATCAGTTGAGTAAAATCGCGGCTGCCGAGCAGTTCCAGGTGATCCTTGACGATCTTCTGCGCCTGTTCGAGCAGGGGGGTGTCCTTGGGAAGCTGGCGCAGTTGCAGATAGAGGCATTCACTGAGGTTGCGCGCGCCGACACCCAGAGGTTCGAACTGCTGAATGCGGTGCAGAACCATCTCTACTTCATCCAGCTCGACTTCCAGCTCGGGATCGAGCGAGGCAAGAATCTCCTCCAGGGACTCTTCCAGATAGCCGTCGGCGTTGATCGCATCGATCAACGACAGCGCTATCAACTGATCGGTTTCCGACAGCGGAATCAGGTTGAGCTGCCATTCCAGATGGCTTTGCAATGTCTCGCCAGAGCCGGTGCGGGCGGTAAAGTCCCACTCGTCGTCATCCTGGCTGGGTAGCGAGCTGGCTGAGGTCTGGTATACGTCATCCCATTGCGTGTCCACCGGCAGCTCACTGGGGATCTGCTCGTTCCAGTTGCCTTCTTCTTCGGCCTGACTGTGTTGCTCAATCGCGTCCATCGCCACCGGTTCCGGGATGGTGACCGCCGGCGCGTCATCCTTGTCCAAGCCATTTTCCTGGCTCGGAGAGAAATCATCATCGCCTTCATCAGCCATCTCCAGCATGGGATTGGCTTCCAACGCCTCCTGGACCTCTTGCTGGAGGTCCAGACTGGATAGCTGCAACAGTCGGATGGCTTGCTGCAGCTGCGGCGTCATCGTCAGCTGCTGCCCCATCTTGAGGGCGAGCGATGGTTTCATGTTTGAGCGTATTACCTTGTGCGCAATGTTAAATCGATAGCGTTAATCGACAGAATTTTAGCATGCATGGTCGGTTGAATATCTACAGGCGGAAGGCGTGCCCCAGATACACGTCTTTCACCGTCTGGTTGGCCAGGACGGTTTCAGCGTCGCCTTCGGCAATGATATGCCCGTCGTTGACGATATAGGCTTTGTCGCAGATATCCAGTGTTTCTCGCACATTATGATCGGTGATGAGTACACCGATGCCCTTGCTTTTCAGGTGCTGGATAATCTGTTTGATATCGTTGACCGATATCGGATCAACGCCGGCGAAAGGTTCATCCAGCAGAATGAACTTGGGTTCGGTGGCCAGAGCGCGAGCGATCTCCGCGCGGCGGCGTTCGCCACCGGACAGGCTCATACCCAGACTGTTGGCCAGGTGATGGATGTGGAATTCACGCAATAGCGACTCCAGCGCGTCCGCGCGGCCTTGCTTGTTCAGGTCTTTGCGGGTTTCCAGGATCGCCATGATGTTATCGGCGACGCTGAGCTTGCGAAAAATGGAGGCTTCCTGAGGCAGGTAGCCGATACCCTGGCGTGCCCGACCGTGCATGGGCAGCTTGGTCACATCCACGCCGTTGACCAGAATATTGCCTTCGTCAGCTTTGACCAAGCCGACAATCATGTAGAAGCACGTGGTTTTGCCTGCCCCGTTGGGCCCGAGCAGACCGACCACTTCGCCGCTGTTGATGGAGACCGATACATCCCGTACGACTTTGCGGGATTTATAGGCTTTGGCCAGGTGACGCGCTTCCAGTGTGGTCATGGGTTGGCCGGTTCAGTGCGTTTGCGTGGCTGGATGAGGATTTCGATCCGGTCCTGCTCGCCACCAGTGCCGCCGTCGCTGTTGGCGCGGCCGGCGTCCACCACCTCGCGGGTGATGTCATAGCTGATGTATTCACCCTGAAAGGTATTGCCGTCCTGCTCCAGAAAGGCCTCGTCGATCAGCACTACGCGGTCGGCATCGGCCAGATATTCAATAGTCTGGCCGCGGGAATCCACTGGCGAGCCGCCTTCGGGCGTCTGCTTGTAAGTCGCAGGTGTGCCCTGGCTGACAATCTTGCTCACCGCGCCCTCGGCGTCGGTGTTCAGCGTCACCCGGTTGCCGGTCAGGCGCATGCTGCCTTGGGTGATGATGACATTACCGGTGTAAATGGCGGTGTTGCTGCGGTCATCCAGCGTCGCGCTGTTGGCCTGAATGCGGATGGGTTGGTCACGGTCGGCGGCAAACACTGCCGCGGACATTCCCAGCCCCAGTACCAGGGCCGCGAGGCCCAGGGATTTAACGCACCTCATGTTGACCCCTTACGGTGGACAGCAGCTCTAGGCGGCCGTCGTTAAGATAAACCTGCATGCCGACAGCGTTGGTCACGTTGCCGGCGTTTTCGATTCTAACGCTTTGTGCGGTTTCGGCATAATTTCGCGCGGGAAACAGCGTCAGCGCCTGTGTCGTCATGCGTCGGTCGGTTTGGGCGGGATTCTGGCTCTGCAGCAAGACATTATCGGTCAGTTCAACCTGATCGCCTGCCTGCGTAACGACGCCGTGCTCTGCTTCCAACAGCCAGGGCTCACCGTCCTCCGCCCGGTAAAAAATCAACCGCGGACTCTCCAGCTTGGTGCTGTCGTCGTCGGCTTGATGGGTGGCGCGGACGCTGGTCAGTTCATAGGCCGGCGTACCCTGCTCGTTGAGCATGAGTATGCGATTGTTTTCCATGAAGAAGTCCGGCTGATTGGGATCGCTGATGGTCAGGCTGTCATTGAAGCTGGCCGGCCGGATATTGAAATAACCGATCGACAGGCCTAGCACCACCGCCAGGCCAATAAAGCCGGCAGTCAGCAGATAGCGCGGAATTTTCGGAATAGTCGGCATCAGAGGTAGGCTGCCCGGGCGTTATCAAGCGAACCCTGCGCGTACATGATCAGTTCGCAGAACTCGCGCGCTGCACCAGCTCCGCCTGATGCTTCGGTAATGCCGTGCGCATGCTCACGGACGAAAGAATCAGCGCTGGCGACGGCTATACCCAGGCCAACGCGACGCATCACCGGCAGATCTGGCAGGTCGTCGCCCAGAAAGGCAATCTGCTCCAGCTCAAAGTCCAGCACGTTGCGCAGCTCGGCCAGAGCATTGAGCTTGTCTTCGCGGCCTTGAATCAGGTGACGAATGCCCAGGTTGGCGGCGCGCTTTTCCACCAGCGGCGACGAACGGCCGCTGATAATGGCAACTTCCACCCCCGATGCCATCAACATCTTGATGCCGTGTCCGTCCAGGGTGTTGAAGGATTTGAACTCGGTGCCATCGGGCATGAAGTACAAGCGCCCGTCAGTGAGTACACCGTCCACATCAAAAATGGCCAGACGGATGGCTCTGGCGCGCTCAAGCAATTGCTGGTCTGGTCCGCTCATACAACTCCTGCGCGTAAAAGGTCATGCATATTGAGGGCGCCGACCGGGCGATGCTGCTCGTCGACGACGAAAAGGCCGCTGATCTTGCCGTCTTCCATGACCTTCAACGCTTCTGCGGCGAGTATGCCCTGTTGCACGGTCTTGCAGTTACGGGTCATTACCTCGGCAATGCCGGCAGTGCGTATATCAATGCTTTGATCCAGCGTGCGACGCAAATCGCCATCGGTAAAGATGCCGACCAGGCGTCCTTCTTCATCGGCAATGCCGGTCAGCCCCAGCCCCTTGCGAGTCATTTCCAGCAGGGCGTCGCGTAATGAGGTCGACGGGCTTACCAGCGGCATGGTTGCCTCGCCATGCATGATGTCATCTACCAACAGCAACAGCCGCCTTCCAAGCGTGCCGCCTGGATGGGAAAAGGCGAAATCTTCGGCACTGAAGCCCCGCGCTTCCAGCAGCGCAATGGCCAGGGCGTCGCCCATTACCAGCGCGGTAGTGGTGCTGGAGGTGGGGGCCAGATTGAGCGGGCAGGCTTCCTGCTCTACGCCGGTGTGCAGGTTAGCGAGCGCCGAACGGGCCATGATCGAATCCGGGTTGCCGGTAATGCTGATCAGCGGCACCCCCAGGCGCTTGAGCAGTGGCAGCAAGGTGACCACTTCAGCAGTGTTGCCGGAGTTGGACAGAGCGATAACCACATCCTGACGGGTAATCATACCCATGTCGCCATGGCTGGCCTCGCCAGGATGAACAAAAAATGCCGGGGTGCCGGTGCTGGCCAGGGTGGCGGCGATCTTCTTGCCTACATGTCCGGATTTGCCCATGCCGGTGACCACCACCCGCCCGGTACAGGCCATCAGCGCCGTACAAGCGGCATCAAAATGGTGGTCCAGCCGCTCCAGCAGACTGTTGACGGCATCGCGCTCCATCTCGATGGTGCGGCGGGCAGAAGCTATGTAGTTGAAATCAGGCATGAAGTATCTTGAGTGATGGTCTGACTGGCTAGTATAGCGCCTTGTGCCGCCCAACTCACCAGTGAGGGTGGCAGCGCTATGTCAACTTGGAGGGCCTCAGCGCCCTGACGTTCCCTTGGGTTATTGCCAGGGGGTTGTCACTAGCCCATTCCAGCAGTGGGCGCTTGATCCGCGCGCCCAATTGATTAGCAGATATTGCCTAAGCAACCAATTGTTCGACGGTTACTTGGGCTGCCTAACGCAAACTGATATATTAGCGCGTTCAAATTGCCCGCCGCAGTATGGCAGCTCCGAGAAGCCTGATTCATTTATGACCGACTCTTCAGACTATATCGTTGACCTGAAAAAGGTAACTTTCAGGCGCGACGACCGCCTTATTTTTGATGGGGTGGATATTCGCATACCCCGCGGTAAGGTGACCGGGATCATGGGTCCCAGCGGTTGCGGCAAGACCACGCTGCTGCGCCTGATCGGTGCGCAACTGCGCCCGGAAAGCGGCGAAGTGCTGGTCAATGGCCAGAATATTCCGCAGCTCAAGCGCGAGGCCTTGTTCGAGGCTCGTCAGCATATGGGCATGCTGTTCCAGAGCGGCGCGCTCTTTACTGATCTGTCGGTGTTCGAAAACGTCGCCTTTCCGCTGCGCGTGCACACTGATCTTAGCGAAGAGCTGATCCGCGATATCGTGCTGCTCAAGTTGCAGGCCGTGGGCCTGCGCGGTGCCCATGCGCTGATGCCGGACGAGCTGTCCGGTGGTATGAAGCGCCGTGTTGCCCTGGCTCGAGCCATTGCACTGGATCCCGAACTGATGATGTATGACGAGCCTTTCGTTGGCCAGGATCCTATTTCCATGGGTGTGCTGGTGCGGCTGATTCGCTTGCTCAACGACGCGCTGGGTTTGACCAGCATCGTGGTGTCGCATGACCTGGCCGAGACGGCAAGCATTGCCGACTATCTATATGTAGTAGGTGACGGCCAGGTGCTCGGGCACGGCAAGCCGGACGATCTGATGCATTCGGACAATCCGCGTATTCGCCAGTTCATGCTCGGCGAGCCTGACGGCCCTGTGCCTTTCCATTATCCTGCGCCGTCCTTTATGGACGATCTGCTCAAAGGGAAGAGCCAATAATGCGAACCCTGACTGACAGAGTGGCGCTGATGGGGGCCTCGGGGCTGAATGTGCTGGCGGCGCTGGGCCGCTCCGGCGTGTTCTTGTTTCAGGCCCTGTGCGGGCGCTCGAATTTTGGCAGCGGCTGGACGCTGTTGCTCAAGCAGCTGTATGCGGTCGGCGTATTGTCGCTGGCGATTATTATTGTGTCCGGCCTGTTTATTGGTATGGTGCTCGCCCTGCAGGGCTTCAACATTCTGAGCACTTACGGTTCGGAACAGGCCGTGGGGCAGATGGTTGCCCTGACGTTGCTGCGGGAGCTGGGGCCGGTGGTGACTGCGCTGTTGTTCGCCGGTCGTGCTGGCTCGGCCTTGACCGCCGAGATTGGCTTGATGAAGGCCACCGAGCAGCTGTCCAGCCTGGAAATGATCGGCGTCGATCCGCTCAAGTATGTGATTGCGCCGCGGTTGTGGGCCGGCTTTATCTCCATGCCGCTGCTGGCAATGATTTTCTGCGTGGTGGGTATCTGGGGTGGTGCGATGGTCGCAGTGGACTGGCTGGGTGTGTATTCCGGCTCCTACTGGGCCAATATGCAGAACTCCGTGACCTTCTCGGATGATGTGGTCAACGGGCTGATCAAGTCCGTGGTGTTTGCTTTTGTGGTGACCTGGATCGCGGTGTTCCAGGGCTATGACTGCGAGCCTACCTCCGAGGGTATAAGTCGTGCGACGACCCGCACCGTAGTCTATGCGTCACTGGCTGTTCTCGGCCTGGATTTCATTCTTACCGCGTTGATGTTCTGATCAGCCAAGGAAACCGAACATGCGTACCCGTACACTCGAATTAACTGTTGGTCTGTTCATCCTGATTGGCATCCTGGCCTTGCTGGTGCTGGCATTGCGTGTCAGCGGCCTGACCATGAGCGCCTCGACTGACAGCTACAAGGTCTATGCTCATTTTGACAACGTGGCGGGGCTGACCTCGCGCGCCAAGGTCACCATGGCCGGTGTCACCATCGGCCAGGTCACGGGCATCGAATTTGACAAGAATCGCTACACCGGCAAGGTCGAGATGGCCATCAACGACAACATCAATACCCTGCCATCGGACAGCACCGCCTCCATCCTGACGGCTGGGCTGCTCGGTGAAAAATATGTCGGTATCAGCGTCGGCGGCGAGGAGACCATGCTGGCAGACGGGGATCAGATCTACGATACCCAGTCAGCACTGGTGCTTGAGGAACTGATTGGACGTTTCCTGCTCAATACCGTCAGCAAAGAAGATTAATCGGAGATTCACTATGCGTGTACTGACCAACCTGTTTCTGACCCTGGCGCTGAGCATTCCGTTCGCAGCCAGTGCAAATACCGCTTCCCCGCAGGAAGTGGTGGAAGACACCTCCACTCGCGTGATGACGGTGCTGGACGCCAATCGCGAAACCTACAAGCAAGACACCGACGCCTTCGTTGAAGGCCTCAATGAAGTATTGGAGCCTGTGGTCGATTTCCAGGGTATCGCCCGCAGTGTGATGACCGTTCGCTACAGCCGCGAAGCGACAGATGAACAGATGCAGCGTTTCATCGATACCTTCAAGCGCAGCATGGTTGAATTCTATGGCAACGCGCTGCTGGATTTTGACAGTGGGCAGATCAAGGTCCTGGAAAGCGACGGCCGTGGCCAGCAGTCACCAGATCGCACCAGCGTTGATATGGAAATCCGCTCCTCTGGCGGTAATGTCTACCCGGTCACTTACACCATGGTCAATGTGGACGGCCAGTGGAAGGTACGCAACGTTATCGTCGAAGGCATCAACATTGGTCTACTGTTCCGCGACCAGTTTGCCCAGGCCATGCAGGCCAATCGCAATGATCTGGACGCCGTGATCAACGGCTGGGGCAACGTAGTAGCCAAGTCAGTTGAACAGGTGGAAAAAGAGGTCGAGAATTGAGCGCGCAAGTCACACGCGGCGAGCAGGGCGTGATCGCCCTGGCAGGGCAGCTGAATTTTGACAGCGCCATGGACGTGCGCAAACAGCTGCAGCAGAATCTGGCCGACACCCAGGGCGATATCACCCTGGATCTGTCTGGCGTAGAGCACTCCAACAGCGTCGGTTTGGCGCTGATTCTGTTGGTGGCACGCATCGTCTCTGAGCGCGGCGATCAATTGCGGGTGGTATCCATGCCCGCGGGGCTGGAAAGCATTGCCCGCGTCTGCGAACTGGATGACTGGCTGACCACGCTGGCTGCCTGATCTCGCGAGCCACTGAGCCGTGGCCAGGCCGCGCAATTAGTTAACACTATCGAATACTGGAATCATTATGCAGGCTGTTGAAGTAAAAAAACTGATCGAAGCTCAGTTGGCGGACACCCAGGTAGAGGTGGACGGCGAGGGCTGCAACTTCCAGTTGCTGGTTATCAGCGATAGCCTGGCAGCGTTGTCGCCAGTCAAGCGTCAGCAGCAGATCTATGCACTGCTCAATGAGCAGATTGCCGATGGCAGTATCCACGCGGTGAGCATGAAGTTCTTTACCCGCGAGGCTTGGGACAGCCGTCCCTGAGAGCTGTTGCGGCTCGCGTAATTTCAATCACCTGCATCAAGCCCTATTAGAGACGATCTGCACATGGACAAACTCATTATCACCGGCGGCAACCGCCTGGACGGCGAAATCCGCATTTCCGGTGCCAAGAATTCTGCGCTGCCGATTCTGGCCGCAACCCTCCTGGCCGACGGACCGGTGACCGTGTGCAATCTGCCGCACCTGCATGACATCACTACCATGATCGAGCTGTTTGGGCGCATGGGTGTGGAGCCGGTGCTGGATGAGCGTATGAATGTCGAGGTTGATCCCACCCGCATCACCACGCTTGTCGCTCCATACGAGCTGGTTAAAACCATGCGCGCTTCGATTCTGGTGCTAGGCCCGATGGTTGCGCATTTCGGTTATGCCGAAGTGGCATTGCCCGGCGGCTGTGCGATCGGCTCGCGGCCGGTGGACCTGCACATTCGTGGTCTGGAAGCCATGGGTGCGGAAATCACCGTGGAAGATGGCTATATCAAGGCGCGTGCGCCGGAAGGCGGCCTGCGTGGCGCGCACTTCTTCTTTGATACCGTCACCGTGACCGGTACTGAAAACATTCTCATGGCCGCGACCCTGGCCAAGGGCCGGACCGTGCTGGAAAACGCCGCGCGTGAACCGGAAGTCGTGGATCTGGCCGAGTGTCTGATCGCCATGGGTGCCAATATCAAAGGCCACGGCACCGACACCATCACCATCGACGGCGTTGAGCGTCTGCACGCTGCGCGCTATTCAGTGATGCCCGACCGTATCGAGACCGGCACCTATCTGGTTGCCGCCGCAGCTACCCGCGGCCGCGTCAAGCTCAAGGATACCGACGCTTCGATCCTTGAGGCTGTGCTGCTCAAGCTGGAAGAGGCCGGTGCGCAGATCGAGACCGGCAAGAACTGGATCAGTCTGGATATGAAGGGCAATCGGCCCAAGGCGATCAATCTGCGCACAGCGCCTTACCCTGCGTTTCCAACCGACATGCAGGCGCAGTTTATCGCGATGAATGCGGTCGCCGAAGGCACCGGTACGGTGATCGAGACCGTATTTGAAAATCGCTTTATGCACGTGCAGGAAATGAACCGCATGGGTTCGCATATTCTGGTGGAAGGCAACACTGCGATTGTTACCGGGGTAGAGCGCCTTAAAGGGGCACCGGTGATGGCGACCGACCTGCGCGCCTCGGCCAGTCTGGTTATCGCGGGTTTGGTCGCTGATGGCGATACCCTGGTTGATCGCATTTACCACATCGACCGTGGTTACGAATGTATTGAAGAGAAATTGCAGATGCTCGGCGCGATCATTCGCCGCGTGCCAGCCTGAACCAGACAAGGACTTCCGCATGACCGAGACTCTGACCATCGCGCTGTCCAAGGGCCGCATTCTGGATGACACTCTGCCGCTGCTGAAGCAAGCCGGCATCGAGCCGCTGGAAGATCTGGAAAAAAGCCGTAAGCTGATATTTGATACCACCGATCCGAGCGTGCGCCTGTTGATCGTCCGCGCCACTGACGTACCGACCTATGTCGAACTCGGCGCCGCCGATCTGGGCGTAGCCGGCAAGGACGTGCTGATGGAATACGGCAGTCAGGGCCTGTATGAGCCGCTGGATCTGAAGATCGCCAACTGCCGGTTGATGACGGCAGGCCCGGTCAACACGCCCGAGCCGCGTGGCCGTCTGCGTGTGGCGACCAAGTTCGTCAATGTTGCCCGCCGGTATTACGCCGAGCAGGGTCGCCAGGTAGAAGTCATCAAGCTGTACGGCTCGATGGAGCTG
This genomic stretch from Halopseudomonas pelagia harbors:
- a CDS encoding ABC transporter ATP-binding protein, which gives rise to MTDSSDYIVDLKKVTFRRDDRLIFDGVDIRIPRGKVTGIMGPSGCGKTTLLRLIGAQLRPESGEVLVNGQNIPQLKREALFEARQHMGMLFQSGALFTDLSVFENVAFPLRVHTDLSEELIRDIVLLKLQAVGLRGAHALMPDELSGGMKRRVALARAIALDPELMMYDEPFVGQDPISMGVLVRLIRLLNDALGLTSIVVSHDLAETASIADYLYVVGDGQVLGHGKPDDLMHSDNPRIRQFMLGEPDGPVPFHYPAPSFMDDLLKGKSQ
- a CDS encoding KpsF/GutQ family sugar-phosphate isomerase; this translates as MPDFNYIASARRTIEMERDAVNSLLERLDHHFDAACTALMACTGRVVVTGMGKSGHVGKKIAATLASTGTPAFFVHPGEASHGDMGMITRQDVVIALSNSGNTAEVVTLLPLLKRLGVPLISITGNPDSIMARSALANLHTGVEQEACPLNLAPTSSTTTALVMGDALAIALLEARGFSAEDFAFSHPGGTLGRRLLLLVDDIMHGEATMPLVSPSTSLRDALLEMTRKGLGLTGIADEEGRLVGIFTDGDLRRTLDQSIDIRTAGIAEVMTRNCKTVQQGILAAEALKVMEDGKISGLFVVDEQHRPVGALNMHDLLRAGVV
- a CDS encoding KdsC family phosphatase, which codes for MSGPDQQLLERARAIRLAIFDVDGVLTDGRLYFMPDGTEFKSFNTLDGHGIKMLMASGVEVAIISGRSSPLVEKRAANLGIRHLIQGREDKLNALAELRNVLDFELEQIAFLGDDLPDLPVMRRVGLGIAVASADSFVREHAHGITEASGGAGAAREFCELIMYAQGSLDNARAAYL
- the lptC gene encoding LPS export ABC transporter periplasmic protein LptC, whose product is MPTIPKIPRYLLTAGFIGLAVVLGLSIGYFNIRPASFNDSLTISDPNQPDFFMENNRILMLNEQGTPAYELTSVRATHQADDDSTKLESPRLIFYRAEDGEPWLLEAEHGVVTQAGDQVELTDNVLLQSQNPAQTDRRMTTQALTLFPARNYAETAQSVRIENAGNVTNAVGMQVYLNDGRLELLSTVRGQHEVR
- the lptA gene encoding lipopolysaccharide transport periplasmic protein LptA, with the protein product MRCVKSLGLAALVLGLGMSAAVFAADRDQPIRIQANSATLDDRSNTAIYTGNVIITQGSMRLTGNRVTLNTDAEGAVSKIVSQGTPATYKQTPEGGSPVDSRGQTIEYLADADRVVLIDEAFLEQDGNTFQGEYISYDITREVVDAGRANSDGGTGGEQDRIEILIQPRKRTEPANP
- the mlaE gene encoding lipid asymmetry maintenance ABC transporter permease subunit MlaE, encoding MRTLTDRVALMGASGLNVLAALGRSGVFLFQALCGRSNFGSGWTLLLKQLYAVGVLSLAIIIVSGLFIGMVLALQGFNILSTYGSEQAVGQMVALTLLRELGPVVTALLFAGRAGSALTAEIGLMKATEQLSSLEMIGVDPLKYVIAPRLWAGFISMPLLAMIFCVVGIWGGAMVAVDWLGVYSGSYWANMQNSVTFSDDVVNGLIKSVVFAFVVTWIAVFQGYDCEPTSEGISRATTRTVVYASLAVLGLDFILTALMF
- the lptB gene encoding LPS export ABC transporter ATP-binding protein, translated to MTTLEARHLAKAYKSRKVVRDVSVSINSGEVVGLLGPNGAGKTTCFYMIVGLVKADEGNILVNGVDVTKLPMHGRARQGIGYLPQEASIFRKLSVADNIMAILETRKDLNKQGRADALESLLREFHIHHLANSLGMSLSGGERRRAEIARALATEPKFILLDEPFAGVDPISVNDIKQIIQHLKSKGIGVLITDHNVRETLDICDKAYIVNDGHIIAEGDAETVLANQTVKDVYLGHAFRL